The Prosthecobacter vanneervenii DNA window GCCTCGCTGCAGCAGCATGAGCTTAACAACTGTGCGAAGGCCATCTTTGCTGACGAGGATCAGCTATTGCCCAAGGGGGTCGAGATCGCCCAGCGCCTCTACGCCAAGTCCAACCACCCGAACATCAAGGCCGGGGATCTCTGCATCAGCATGCTCAAAGAGGTGCACATCGAGGGAGAGCTGGTGAATGCGCTCTGCATCCTGAAGAGCGACAGCGTGGTGCCCTTCCTCACCATCACTCCGCGCAATGGCGACCTGCAGCTCAGCACGGAGCACGGCATCAATCCGGACAAGATCGACAAGGGCTGCCTCATCCTGAACTACTGGGCGGAGAAGGGCTACTATGTGCTGACCTTTGACCGCAGCGGCGGAGACACCCGCTTCTGGGTGCGCGAATTCCTCGGTGTGGAGGCCGTTCCAGACTCCGCATTCCTGACCAACGCGTATGCCAAGATGGCCGTTTCCTTCCTGGAAGAGCAGCAGCCCGCTGATGACGACACTCCGCCATGGGAAACCGCCACCGCCGCCAAGGATGCGCTCGACTACTTTGAAGACCGCGAGAAATTCGACCTCGAAGAGTTCGGCCAGACCGTGCTCAAATCTCCCGACGTCATCGCCAAGTTCGACGAGCACCGCGCCCGCATCGAGGAGGAGCAGGGCCAGCCGCTGGAGAAGAGTTTTGAGATTTCCAAGAAGGATCTTACCAAGGCCAAGAAGAAGATTGCAGCCGT harbors:
- a CDS encoding nucleoid-associated protein; translation: MSVKLRLNTATATKVVLAKIGNPLREEPLQTSREVFQIAEGDQETLTGLFLKPFKACIAHRFTHHASLQQHELNNCAKAIFADEDQLLPKGVEIAQRLYAKSNHPNIKAGDLCISMLKEVHIEGELVNALCILKSDSVVPFLTITPRNGDLQLSTEHGINPDKIDKGCLILNYWAEKGYYVLTFDRSGGDTRFWVREFLGVEAVPDSAFLTNAYAKMAVSFLEEQQPADDDTPPWETATAAKDALDYFEDREKFDLEEFGQTVLKSPDVIAKFDEHRARIEEEQGQPLEKSFEISKKDLTKAKKKIAAVLKLDTGVEIHIKPAVSETDPQLERGYDDNKGMKYVKVYYNKDLSAS